The following is a genomic window from Caproiciproducens sp. CPB-2.
CCGGTTTTTTAGTCGTACTGCTTCTGGGTATACAGAATTATAATATTAATAACTTGTTCCCCATCCTTGGATATGGATTAGATAAAATTGCTTTTCAAGGTATTGTAAGAAGTTCTGTTTACGGTGAAGTGATTATACTCGCGATATTTGCTAAATCCTTTCAGGGTGTTAAGTTTATAAAAAAAGAGGGCATAACCGGTATTTTGCTGTCTGCTGCGATTATTTCTGTATCGGGTCTTTCTTATTCATTGACTTTTCCGTATTACGTAGCCCAAGAAATAACCGCGCCTATGTATGCGATGTCAACACTTATTGATTATGGAAGGTTTATGCAGAGAGTTGAGCCATTATTTTTGTATGTATGGATTATCGGCAGTTTTATATCGGCATCCTTGGTTTTCTATTCGTTCATATGGATATTCTGTAAAACATTTAGAATACAGGACAAAAAGCCAATCATAATCGGCAGTTGTACTATCCTTTATGCAACCGCTTTAATGCACAAGGATATCATATCCATAATTTTGGGGTACGTTGTGCTGATAAGAAATTTTGGTTCATTGCCGCTATTTGTATTGCCCTTGATAGCCTTGATTGCAGCATTGATCAGGAAAAAAGGAGGCAATTTGAATGCGTAAGGTAATCATCCTATTGATTTTAGGCACTTTTCTGCTAAGTTTAACAGCTTGCTATGATGCTCACGAAATGGACGATATGCTGTATGTTGTTACCATAGGAGTAGATAAGGGGATATCCGACAAATGGCGATTAACGATACAGTTTCCCACCATGAAAGAAGGCGGAGGACAGACACAATCCGGCAGTGGCGGCGGCGGGCAGTCACAATCCGGCAGCGGCGGAGATGAGCAGAGTGGGCACAGTTATGCTTCTATTGACGCGCCCTCGTTCTTTACAGGCATCGACATGTTAAATGCTTCCTTGCCAAGAAAGCTTAATTTCACACACACGCAGATTATTGTGTTTTCTGAAGAGCTGGCTAGAGAAGGGCTGATCGGGGAATATATAGCGCCCTTAAGCAGATTCCGTGAGATACGCAGAAGCGCCCATGTATTTGTTGTGAAGGGGAAAGCTATAGATTTTTTAAAGGAGAATAAGCCTGTGATTGGGACGACTATATCAAAAAGTTTTCAAGTGCTTACACATGCAAGTGAAAATATCGGTTTTTTCCCACACACTACACTTGAGAACTTCTATGAAGGCCTCAAGTCTCCCTACGGTCAGGCCATTGCAGCTATGGCCTCGGTAAATGATTCAAAAAGTTTTGCTGAGAACGGTGAACCTTGGGGGACAAAATTTAAAACAGGAGGAGACTATTTTGCAGGCCAGCTTCCGCGAACCGGCCAAAATAAAATTGAGGTATGGGGTACTGCATTATTTAACGGCGATAAGATGGTGGGTGAACTGAACGGGGATGAGACCCGGTTTTTGCTCATGATACGAGGCGAGTTCAAGCAAGGCTCCTTTACAATGCAAGACCCCCAAAAACCCGAACTGATTATACCTTTGGATGTTAGAGTCTCTAAAAAGCCCCAAATTGATATAGATATTAAAGATAAAAAGCCTGTTATTCGGCTCAAGGTTCAACTGGATGCGGATTTACTTGCCGTACAGAGCATGATAAATTACGAACAACCAGAACTTCAGTCACTATTGGAAGAGACCTTTAAGAAAAGCGTAGAAGAAGGAATCACAATGCTTATAAAAAAATGCCAGGGTTTAAATACTGATGTTTTTCATTTTGGTGACTATGCCGCGAAAAACTTTTTAACCATTGATGCATTTGAAAGCTATGATTGGAACAGACATTTTAAAGAAGCTGAAGTGATTGTCGATGTCAACTTTGCTATCCGTAGGACTGGAACGCAAATAAAAAGCTACCCTATAAAAGATCCGATAGGAGTGAATTAGATGAAGTATATTATAGTTGTGCTTCTGTTTGCCGAATTGATTTATCTGTTAAGTTTCGCTAAATATAACTGGGTAAAAAAGAATCGGCTTGCGGCAATAGGTTCGGCAATTATTGGCCTTGCGGCTTTTGCGCTTCCACTTTTTTTGATTTTCTTTGGGCAATATGAGTTATAACGCGGATGTTAACGCAGGAAACGGTTCGGATTCTACTCTGCCGGTCACCGTTGATAAAAAAAGCGGCAGGGTAGGCGTGGACGTCGACGCGGGCAATGGACTCATGTCTGATGGAAAAACCACCGTTATTACAGTACCGTCCGTCCCCGACGTCGATACTTATATGCTGGGCATCCCTGTTTCAAGTCTGTCAAGAGAGAGACGCTGTTCACACAAGGGGTAACGTCTCTCTCTTATTCTTCTACAATAAGCTCGACCTTAGCTTCAACGCTGTTATTGAGCAACATCCACACCGCTATCCTGTTGGTGATACACTTTGCCTGTCGGAAAGGCTGAAACGGAGAATCAGATTGAAAAGATGAATATTCAGGATTTAGAATAATAAAGTAGCTTTACGAATGATTCTGTGCTATGCTGTGTCGCTGAAGGGAGGCGGTACGCATGGACAACATCCTGAAAACGCTGTACGACCATTTCTACCGATTGCCAGAATTCACCCCGCAGGAAGCGAGAATCACAGAAAACCATCAATTATTGCGACAGCGGCTGAGCAGCCGAAATCGCAAACTGGTTCTACGGATCATGGATGACAAAGATCTGATCTGTTCGGACGTTTCGCTGGACAGCTTCATTTGCGGATTCTGGCTGGCGTGGCAGATTGCAAATCAAATACAAAATTACGACGGGTGTTCGGAGTGCAGCCAAAGAGCTGAACCGGACGCCCGTCTTGTATTTTCAAAGGAGGCAGTCAAATGAAGAAGAAAATTATCCTCGTAGTAGCCATTATCACCTGTGTCGCGCTATGTACCGCTGTGTGGCCTTGGAGCTTCGAAGTCGGGGATTTACCCATTGAGCCAATAAAACCCGCCGTAATCGCCGAAATTGAGGCGCGGGCAGAAGAAACACCACAGATTTTTCTCTCTGCCGATATTCCTGCTCCTGAACAGGAGGCTGTCGCAGAAAGTGAACCGCAGAAAACTGATATAACGGCAGAAAAAGAAATACAAAAGCCTGCGCCAACACAGCAAACACAAACTCATAAGCTGTCTCCATCATCCTCTGAGCCGCACATGGGAGATGTTCGCGTCGTAAACAGCGAGAAGCAGACTTACATCGACGGCTTTGGCTGGATAGAGGACCACAGCAGTGAGGGCGGCGGCACAACTGTCGGAAACCCGGGCGACGAGCTCACCGGCAACAAGGTAGGGCAGATGGGCGGTACGACTGGCGATGGCAAGGGCGACATCAATAAGCAGGTCGTGCGTCATGGGCGGCGGAGAATCCTCGACGCCGAGAGAAACAACCCCTCCGCCCGCAGAACAGCCGGAACGGACCGGCGATGTCATATACATCGAGATGATGCCAACACCCACAAAGGACAGCACCCCGCCGCCATATAAGCCGAACACAACACTTCCAACGAACCTGTAAGACACTGAAATAGCGCACTCAGCCCCGACTGACCGAGTGCGCTGTTTCTTTCTGCTGTTCGTATTCGTAAGGTTTTGAAGCTGTTAGCTACATTCTATCTGTTCGGCTTCGATGGATTTGGTACGATGCCGACGAACTATGAACCCTGTTCTTTACGCCGCTTGCGCCTCCATGATATAATTTCATCAAAAGCTGTCAAAAGCGAGGTGACTCCGTGAAAAAGAAGAAAAGGACGCTGCTTGACCTTGACCATATTCCAACGCTCGATGAGTTGCGCGCGTACTTTAAGGAAAATGATTTCTCAGCGGCGACATATGTAGACGTCGATTATGAAACGATGGACGCCGAAAGCGTTGAAGCTCTTGAATACATAAAAGGTCTGATGGACGAGAAATGGGAGCCGCTATCGCGTGAGATGGGCTTGAAGTCCGACTCGTCATATTACGGAAAGGACAATCCGCTGATTGCTATGTGTAATAACATGGAAAGCCTCGTCGCCGGCGGCGTGATGAAGCTCCTTAATGAAAAGCCTGAAGTGGCTGCCGAAATTCTGGATCACTTTTTTCAAGACCCTGACGTGGAACAACACGCCGACGACTTTTTGAATAATGCTGTGAAAACGGCAATGCAGGTCATGAACTACGAGGAACTCGCGCAGGTCGTTCAGGATAACGCCGCATACGAGGACTTCAATCACGATAAATTCGACAACTACCGCTCCAAGGATTTTGACCGTAAATGGAATCATACTCGCTCAAAAACCGAAACCGTCTCGTTTAACGAGATGGAGGATACCGTAAACGGCGAGGGAGAAAGCTCTCCGGTGCAGGTTGCGGACACCTCTGTAAACGTAGAGGATGAAGTCATCACTCACCTGACCGGCAAAACCTTTTGGGACAGCATCTCTGATGACGACAGAACGCTTCTTAGAATGAGGATGAGCGGCAAGACCCAGCAGGAGATTGCCGATACGCTCGGCTACAAAACGCACAGCGCCGTCACCAAACGGCTGCAAAAGCTGAAAGAGATATTTGAAAACAGCGATCAATGAATGATGTGCCTGTCGATGTGTTCGGCAGGCATATTTTTTTGAAAATATTTTTTATCCGAAGGAACAATTTGTTTTCCTTATGTCGTAAGGAGGTAAGAGGAAAACACAATAAACGATGAGCATCCGTCGAAAGGCGGGTGCTTTTTCTGTTGCGCGTTTTCCAAAATAAATACGAACAGGAGGAAAACAACTTGAACAACGAAACCAAAAAGAAAGGGAAGCTGTGCTTTGACACCATCGACGGCGCGACGCTGATGAGCACGCCGCTCCAACCGCTTATCTTCGTGGTGGACTCGCTCATCTCGCAGGGGCTTCATGTCCTCGTGGGTTCTCCAAAGGTCGGCAAGTCGTGGCTGGCGCTATGGCTGTCGGTCACGGTGGCGAAGGGCGAGCTGGTCTGGGGTATGCAGACACGGCAGGGCACGACGCTCTATCTCTGTCTTGAGGACAGCAGGCTCCGTATTCAGAACCGGCTGTTTGGAATCATGGAGGACGCACCACCCATCGTTCACTTCTGCACCGACGCCTTCATCATCGGCGGTGGTCTGGAGGAACGCATCGAAACCTTTATCGGCGAGCATCCCGATACCGTTCTCATCATCATTGACACGCTGCAGATGGTGAGAGGCACGGGCTACGACAACACTTACGCAAACGACTACCGTGACCTGTCGATTCTGAAAAAGCTGGCGGACAAGCATGGCGTCGCTATCCTGCTTATCCATCATCTTCGCAAGGAGGGCGCCGACGATGTGTTCAATCGCATCTCAGGTACGACGGGCGTCCAAGGCGCTGTGGATTCCAGCTTCACGCTCATCGAGGACAAGCGCGGCAGCGGCAAGGCAAAGCTCTCCTGCATCGGCAGGGATATCGAGTACAGAGAAATCTGTCTTGAGCGCAACGAGGATAACGTCTGGGAGATGGTGTCGGGCAGCCGTGAGCAGCCGGAGCTTTTGGGCGACGCCATTATTTCTCTTCTCTCTGCATTTATGAAATCCGCTCCTCGCTTCATCGGCACTCCGACTGAGTTGGCAGATAAGCTGTTCAGTCAGAGCGGCGAGAAGATATCGCCGAAGAAAATATCCCAGCGTATTCTTCAGAATGCTGATGCGCTCATGAACGCGGGAATCACCTTCGACATCCGGCGCAGTAACGGCAAACGTCTCATCGAGCTTCACCGTGCCGATGGTGACGATAGTGCCGATACCCCGGATACCCCGAATATCGTCCCTGTCGACCCTGTATGCGGGGCCTTGGATGCGGAAGCTCTCCCCTTGGGAGAGGCAAGCAAAGCGTCCGGCTATACGCCGGCCACTTTAAGCGGGGCGCTGCCCCACACCCCAGTGACGAAAGGAGTACGATATGAAAAAACAGAAGGATAAAACCTATGCGTTCCGAGTCAGTTCCGCTGACCTGAATAAGATAAAAATCAACGCCAAACGAGCCAAACTGACCATTACCGATTACCTCACGGCCTCTGCGCTGAACAAAGAGATTACTGTCGTTGATGGATTGGAATCGCTGGTGCCGGAGTTGAAAGCCCAGGGGAGAAACCTGAATCAGCTGACCACCCTCGCTCACATGGGCAGGGTCTATCCGGAACAGATTGACCGCCTCACCGATGCCTACGGCGATATATTCTCGGCGCTCAAAAAAATTCTGGAGGTGAAGTGATGGCGACCTTTACCCGAGTAAAAGTGAAAAAGCAGTCCTGCGGACGGATGCTTGGTGCGCTTGCCTATGTGCTTCGGGATAAGAAAGTCCGCTTTGATGGCGACAGAGTGGAAAGCGGCGTCAACTGCACTCCCTACACCAGCTACCTTGAGATGATGGCGACGAAGCAGATGTTCAAAAAAACATCTGACGTTTGCTTCTTTCATTTCGTTCATTCTTTCTCGGATAAGGAGAAGATCACGCCATGGCAGGCAAATGAGATTGCCCGCGAGCTTGCCGAAAAGCTGTTCCCAAATTACGAGTGCGTCATCGCCACCCACTCCGATACCGACAACATCCACTCGCATATCATAGTCAACTCGGTTAGCTTCAAAGACGGGAAGAAGCTGCACCTGTCGCCCACCTCCATCGAGGAGCAGCGGCAGGTCAACGACCAGATCTGCATGGCGCATGGCTTCTCCGTACTGGAACCCTACACCGGGCAGAAAAGAAAAAAGCGTCTGACACCCGGCGAGTACCGCGCCGCCGAGCGAGGCGAGAGCTGGAAGTTCCGTCTGATGAAAGCCATCGATGAGGCTCTGGAATACTCCCGCACCCGTATGGATTTCATCACAAATATGGAGTACGAGGGCTATGAGGTGCGCTGGGACGATACGCACAAATACATTCTGTTTGTCACGCCGGATGGCTGCAAGTGCCGTGACCGGAGCCTGCATGACGACACCTATCTCAAGGAAAACCTTGAAAAACTGTTTGAATACCGCACGGTGCATGGTTTTACACCTCAGACCCCGGAGCCGCCCGAGGGCTGGCTGTCGCAGATGTATACGGCTGAAAATGTTCTTTCCGATGCCGTCCGGCTGGGCAAAAGCATTGAGAATATTGGGGATGTACCGCCTCCGCTCCAGCCTTCCGTCTTTACCGACAGCAAGCAGCGTCAGCGTGAAGCCCTCAAAAAGCTATCGCAGGGGCACAAGCTCCAGAGCGAGCAGGAGCAGGATATGAACCTGACAATGTAACCCGTAAGGGAGAAAGGATACCTATGGACAGAGAAAAAATGATCTCACAGCACTACCTGAAGACAGGAATCCTCGGGGCTTACGAAACCGCCGAGGTCATGCATGAGGAAGAAGAAAACGGGAAATACGCTCCCTGCTTTGAGGATGCCACCGTCTTTTTTGGCAAAACACAGACCACAACCAACCGATCCATGTGCATCGAGGGCAGGCAGTATCGCGTCTGTTCGGTGTTCCCGGCAGTCACTGAGCACACACCCACGGACAAGTTGCTTGCCCTAATCGACACCGAGCTTGAAAAAGAAACGCACAGTGCCTGAATTCAATAGACTTGCGGAAGCCGGTGCGGTATGATGTGGTTACCGTACCGGTTTGCCTCAAAAGAAGGAGGTTTAATAAAAGATGGCAAACCCAAAATACAACATACTTTATGGCAGGCTCAGCCAGGAGGACGAACTCAAGGGCGACTCCAACAGCATTCAGAACCAGAGAATGCTCCTTGAAAAATATGCACAGGAAAACGGCTTCGTCAACGTAAAATTCCTGTACGACGACGGTTACTCGGGCACCAATTTCAACCGTCCGGCGTGGAGTGAAATAATGAAGTTGATCGAAAGCAGCGAGGTCGAAACCCTCATTGTAAAAGACCTTTCGAGGCTGGGACGCGAATATCTGCAGGTAGGTTATTACACGGAAATCTACTTTCCTCAACAGGGCGTCCGCTTTATTGCGGTCAACGACGGCGTCGATTCGCTTTACTCGGAAACCAATGATTTTACTCCGATGCGCAATTATTTCAACGAGCTCTACGCCAAGGACTCCAGCAAAAAGGTGCGCATTGTGAAACGGGCTCAGGCTGAACGCGGCGAGCTTCTCGGCGGCAAACCGCCCTACGGCTACAAAAGGGATGAAACAGTCCGCAAGGGAATCGTACCAGACGAGGAAGCAGCGGGAGTTGTGAAGCGCATCTTCGCCCTCTGCGCCGAAGGAAAAGGCCCGAACCAGATCGCAAGGCTGCTGACAAAGGAGCAGGTGCTCACGCCGAGCAATTATAGCTACAGGAAAACAGGAGTCTCTCACGCAGAATTGGATACAACCAGACCATACAGCTGGTGCGGCAGCTCGGTTACCGGAATCCTTGACAACAAAACCTACCTCGGGCACATGGCGGGCCTGCGCTCCACGACGTTGTCCTACAAGAACAAGAAGCTCATTCGGCACCCGGAATCGGAGCAGATTCTGGTGGAGAATACCCATGAGCCGCTGATCACCCAGGAGCTGTGGGACATCGTGCAGGAGGTCCGCAAGCATAAGAAACGGACGCCAAAGCAGATGGAAGAGCCGAATATGTTCTCGGGACTGGTGTATTGCGCTGACTGCGGGAAGCCGTTGGTGCTCCACAGGGCGCACACGATGAAGGCGACTCAGAACAATTTTATGTGCTACACCTACAAAAAGAAGGGCAAGGAGGTCTGCTCGGCTCACTATATCCGTGAGCAGGACTTGACGAGGATCATACTTGACGACCTACGCAGGGTTACTCACTTCGCGAGACAGAAGGAAAGGCTGTTTGCCGAGTACATCAACCAGAAAAACAGCGTAGAGCTTCGCCGGGAGATCAATACCGTGCAGAAGGAGCTGGATTCCATGCGTCGCAGGAACGCTGATCTGACGGCGCTTTTCAAGAGGCTTTATGAGGATAACGTGTTGGGGCGCGTCACCAACGAGCAGTTCCGCATCCTCTCCGGCGACTACAACGCCGAGCAAAAGG
Proteins encoded in this region:
- a CDS encoding GerAB/ArcD/ProY family transporter; amino-acid sequence: MIKEGKFGVQEAVCLITVTITSKVFFSSPAIIAGLIGNTGWYTTLISAAVALVGFCFIYLLLKRFPGKDIVEIFDTALGRVVGFIFSGILGIYMLFISVTRVNELSEFLKVYVIPLSPNWLIIGIFITCIFTLSLLGLESIARLSKLLIYALLAGFLVVLLLGIQNYNINNLFPILGYGLDKIAFQGIVRSSVYGEVIILAIFAKSFQGVKFIKKEGITGILLSAAIISVSGLSYSLTFPYYVAQEITAPMYAMSTLIDYGRFMQRVEPLFLYVWIIGSFISASLVFYSFIWIFCKTFRIQDKKPIIIGSCTILYATALMHKDIISIILGYVVLIRNFGSLPLFVLPLIALIAALIRKKGGNLNA
- a CDS encoding Ger(x)C family spore germination protein gives rise to the protein MRKVIILLILGTFLLSLTACYDAHEMDDMLYVVTIGVDKGISDKWRLTIQFPTMKEGGGQTQSGSGGGGQSQSGSGGDEQSGHSYASIDAPSFFTGIDMLNASLPRKLNFTHTQIIVFSEELAREGLIGEYIAPLSRFREIRRSAHVFVVKGKAIDFLKENKPVIGTTISKSFQVLTHASENIGFFPHTTLENFYEGLKSPYGQAIAAMASVNDSKSFAENGEPWGTKFKTGGDYFAGQLPRTGQNKIEVWGTALFNGDKMVGELNGDETRFLLMIRGEFKQGSFTMQDPQKPELIIPLDVRVSKKPQIDIDIKDKKPVIRLKVQLDADLLAVQSMINYEQPELQSLLEETFKKSVEEGITMLIKKCQGLNTDVFHFGDYAAKNFLTIDAFESYDWNRHFKEAEVIVDVNFAIRRTGTQIKSYPIKDPIGVN
- a CDS encoding DUF6550 family protein, whose product is MKKKIILVVAIITCVALCTAVWPWSFEVGDLPIEPIKPAVIAEIEARAEETPQIFLSADIPAPEQEAVAESEPQKTDITAEKEIQKPAPTQQTQTHKLSPSSSEPHMGDVRVVNSEKQTYIDGFGWIEDHSSEGGGTTVGNPGDELTGNKVGQMGGTTGDGKGDINKQVVRHGRRRILDAERNNPSARRTAGTDRRCHIHRDDANTHKGQHPAAI
- a CDS encoding AAA family ATPase, coding for MNNETKKKGKLCFDTIDGATLMSTPLQPLIFVVDSLISQGLHVLVGSPKVGKSWLALWLSVTVAKGELVWGMQTRQGTTLYLCLEDSRLRIQNRLFGIMEDAPPIVHFCTDAFIIGGGLEERIETFIGEHPDTVLIIIDTLQMVRGTGYDNTYANDYRDLSILKKLADKHGVAILLIHHLRKEGADDVFNRISGTTGVQGAVDSSFTLIEDKRGSGKAKLSCIGRDIEYREICLERNEDNVWEMVSGSREQPELLGDAIISLLSAFMKSAPRFIGTPTELADKLFSQSGEKISPKKISQRILQNADALMNAGITFDIRRSNGKRLIELHRADGDDSADTPDTPNIVPVDPVCGALDAEALPLGEASKASGYTPATLSGALPHTPVTKGVRYEKTEG
- a CDS encoding plasmid mobilization protein, giving the protein MKKQKDKTYAFRVSSADLNKIKINAKRAKLTITDYLTASALNKEITVVDGLESLVPELKAQGRNLNQLTTLAHMGRVYPEQIDRLTDAYGDIFSALKKILEVK
- a CDS encoding relaxase/mobilization nuclease domain-containing protein, with product MATFTRVKVKKQSCGRMLGALAYVLRDKKVRFDGDRVESGVNCTPYTSYLEMMATKQMFKKTSDVCFFHFVHSFSDKEKITPWQANEIARELAEKLFPNYECVIATHSDTDNIHSHIIVNSVSFKDGKKLHLSPTSIEEQRQVNDQICMAHGFSVLEPYTGQKRKKRLTPGEYRAAERGESWKFRLMKAIDEALEYSRTRMDFITNMEYEGYEVRWDDTHKYILFVTPDGCKCRDRSLHDDTYLKENLEKLFEYRTVHGFTPQTPEPPEGWLSQMYTAENVLSDAVRLGKSIENIGDVPPPLQPSVFTDSKQRQREALKKLSQGHKLQSEQEQDMNLTM
- a CDS encoding recombinase family protein, whose product is MANPKYNILYGRLSQEDELKGDSNSIQNQRMLLEKYAQENGFVNVKFLYDDGYSGTNFNRPAWSEIMKLIESSEVETLIVKDLSRLGREYLQVGYYTEIYFPQQGVRFIAVNDGVDSLYSETNDFTPMRNYFNELYAKDSSKKVRIVKRAQAERGELLGGKPPYGYKRDETVRKGIVPDEEAAGVVKRIFALCAEGKGPNQIARLLTKEQVLTPSNYSYRKTGVSHAELDTTRPYSWCGSSVTGILDNKTYLGHMAGLRSTTLSYKNKKLIRHPESEQILVENTHEPLITQELWDIVQEVRKHKKRTPKQMEEPNMFSGLVYCADCGKPLVLHRAHTMKATQNNFMCYTYKKKGKEVCSAHYIREQDLTRIILDDLRRVTHFARQKERLFAEYINQKNSVELRREINTVQKELDSMRRRNADLTALFKRLYEDNVLGRVTNEQFRILSGDYNAEQKELSAAIPEKESRLEKLKASAANVDAFIEKAKRYTEIQELTPEILRLFISRIEVGERGEKYSRTAEQSIRIIYRDVGVMDSVEPVEENMEQEYIA